In Hugenholtzia roseola DSM 9546, the sequence TTTAAAGGGACAACATTTTATCAATTTTCGCACGCATTTTTTAGCACGATTAGAAAAACTCTTTGTCATGCCTGCCGATACTTTCGACAATGTAAAGGGCAAATTTCCTATTGGTTTTTTCATTTGGGACACTGCCAAAAAAGAAAAATTTGAACACATTGTAGCAGAAGTATATGATAAAAAAGGCAAACAAATAGGTCATAAAAATATTGAATCTTATGCAAATGGCGATTACATCAATGACTGGGTGAAACCTTATCGCGCCGACGTGTCAAAAAATCAACTCATTGGCAAGTTTCCCTTTATGGGAAATGATTTTCAACACCAAAACGCTATCCAAATCAATCACCACCAGATGATTTACAACAAGGCAGCAGGGCAGTTTTTTATCAATCAGAAAAATGTCTTGGTTGCTTGTGTTTATTTTGCGGTTCGCAAATGTATAGCAGCCACTTGGCTAAACGACCGCGACCAATTTTTGCACCCAAACCCCGAATGGGAGGAAGATAAAATTTTTCAGCACGACTGTTTGGTTTATACGTTATTTAAAAATAACATTCAATCTAAATATGGTACAAATCATTGGATTCCCTTTACAGAAAAAGAAGTAGAAGCACCTGCCAAATTCGAAAGCGATTTTATGGCGCGATACTTAGCAGGTAAGGTCGATACCAATATTAGCACCGATTTATTTCATAAAATAGAAAAAAACAAACAAAAACCCTTAGTATTTTCAAAAGAAGCGACCCAAACCTTAGCCGCAGGAAGAGAACTTTGGAAATATTATCAGGCGCAGCCACACCAAAATGTCAATGCTTCTTTTTACGATATTCGCGCTTATTTTCAGGGGCGTAATCAGAAAGGCAAGATGAATAGCAGCAGCGAAGATGAAACTTATCATACACTTTTAAACCACTTGCGCCATCATTTGGACATCTTGGCTATGAAAATTGCCCTTAAAGTGTATGAATACGGCTTTTTGAAGCGTTAGAAAAAATGTAACAAATTGGAAAAAGAGGCGAAATCTGTATAAAATTGGCAGCCCAACAAAAAGTTTTTGGTTTCTTAATCTCTAAAACAAGCGATTTGGAAAAAAAAGCGTAATTTTGCAGCCTTAAAAAAATGAACCGTAAGGCACTCTTTTATGCAAAATTTGCGAAATATAGCGATTATCGCTCACGTAGACCATGGCAAGACGACATTGGTCGACAAAATGCTTTTACATGCGAACCTTTTTAAGTCGCATGAACAACCCGGTGAGTTGATTATGGACAACAACGAACTGGAACGCGAGCGTGGCATCACGATTTTAGCCAAAAACGTAGCCGTAACCTACAAAGACACCAAAATCAATATCATCGACACCCCTGGACACGCCGACTTCGGTGGCGAGGTAGAGCGCGTCTTGAACATGGCAGATGGTGTGCTGCTTTTAGTCGATGCCTTCGAGGGACCGATGCCCCAAACGCGCTTCGTACTACAAAAAGCCTTAGACTTGGGCTTGAAACCGATTGTGGTTATCAATAAAGTAGATAAATTGAACTGCCAACCCGAAGAAGTGCAGGAAAGCGTTTTCGAACTGATGTTCAATTTGGGCGCAACCGAGGAGCAGTTGGAATTTAAGACCGTCTTTGGCTCTGCCAAACAAAACTGGATGGGCGCGGATTGGCGCAATCCGAGCAACGATATTAGCTATCTTTTAGATACGATTTTGGAAGAAGTGCCTGCGCCTACGGTTTCAGAAGGTACGCCACAGCTACAAATTACCTCTTTGGATTATTCGGCTTATATCGGTAGAATTGCTATCGGTCGTCTTTCGCGTGGCGTTTTGGTAGAAGGGCAGCCTGTTAGTTTGGTAAAACGCGACGGCTCACGTACCGAAAAGACCAAAATTAAGGAACTTTATATTTTTGACGGCTTAGGCAAACGCAAAGTAGAGCGTGTAGAAGCAGGTGAAATTTGCGCCGTTGTGGGCATCGAGAATTTCGAAATTGGTGATACGATTGCCGACAGAGAAAACCCCGAAGGCTTGAAGCCTATTGCCATTGATGAGCCTACGATGTCGATGCTTTTCACCATCAACGATTCGCCCTTTTTCGGAAAAGAAGGCAAATTTGTTACCTCACGCCACATCAAAGAGCGTTTGGAAAAGGAGATGGAAAAAAACTTAGCCTTGCGCGTTATCGAAACCGATTCGGCGGATAAGTTCTTGGTCTATGGCAGAGGCGTACTTCACTTGGCAGTTTTGATAGAAACTATGCGCCGCGAGGGGTATGAATTGCAGGTAGGACAGCCGCAGGTGCTTTTCAAAGAGATTGACGGTCAGAAGTGCGAACCTGTGGAAGAGCTTACGATTGATGCGCCAGAAAATGTATCGGGCAAAGTCATCGAGCTTGTTACGCAACGCAAAGGCGAGATGCTCGAAATGACTCCCAAAGGCGACCGCATGATATTGAAGTTCCACATTCCTTCGCGTGGCATCATCGGTTTGCGCAATCAGGTCTTGACTGCCACAGCAGGCGAGGCTATCATGGCACACCGCTTTTTAGAATATCAACCCTTCAAAGGTGAGATTAGAGGCAGAATCAGCGGCTCTCTTATCGCGATGGAAGGCGGCAATGCCTTTGCGTATAGCTTGGATAAATTGCAGGATAGAGGCAGATTTTTTATCGAAGCCAACGACGACGTGTATATGGGTCAGGTTATCGGCGAACACACGCGCATGGACGATTTGGTAGTTAATGTTACCAAATCTAAAAAGCTAACCAACATGCGTGCTTCGGGTTCAGACGACAAGGCACGCATTGCGCCTCCTATCAAGTTTTCGCTTGAAGAGTCGTTGGAATATATCCAAGAAGATGAATATGTAGAGGTTACGCCTAAATCTTTGCGCTTGCGTAAGATTTATTTAGACGAAAACGAAAGAAAGCGCAGAGCGAAATAAAGCAGTTATGCGGCACTGCGAGCGAACCTTCGAACCTATCTTCGAGCTTATCTTCGAGCCTATCTTTTAGAAGCCACAAGCACAAGCGAAACAAGAATTTTCCCAACAGGCGTTCTTGAAAAAGGTTGTGCTTGTGGT encodes:
- the typA gene encoding translational GTPase TypA, which translates into the protein MQNLRNIAIIAHVDHGKTTLVDKMLLHANLFKSHEQPGELIMDNNELERERGITILAKNVAVTYKDTKINIIDTPGHADFGGEVERVLNMADGVLLLVDAFEGPMPQTRFVLQKALDLGLKPIVVINKVDKLNCQPEEVQESVFELMFNLGATEEQLEFKTVFGSAKQNWMGADWRNPSNDISYLLDTILEEVPAPTVSEGTPQLQITSLDYSAYIGRIAIGRLSRGVLVEGQPVSLVKRDGSRTEKTKIKELYIFDGLGKRKVERVEAGEICAVVGIENFEIGDTIADRENPEGLKPIAIDEPTMSMLFTINDSPFFGKEGKFVTSRHIKERLEKEMEKNLALRVIETDSADKFLVYGRGVLHLAVLIETMRREGYELQVGQPQVLFKEIDGQKCEPVEELTIDAPENVSGKVIELVTQRKGEMLEMTPKGDRMILKFHIPSRGIIGLRNQVLTATAGEAIMAHRFLEYQPFKGEIRGRISGSLIAMEGGNAFAYSLDKLQDRGRFFIEANDDVYMGQVIGEHTRMDDLVVNVTKSKKLTNMRASGSDDKARIAPPIKFSLEESLEYIQEDEYVEVTPKSLRLRKIYLDENERKRRAK